The nucleotide window GCCTAATAAAATTACCAATAATTGATAGTTTCCTGTTCCACTTGGACCAGCACGTTTAGCTGTATTGTGTAAATAAATAGTATCTAATTGATCTAATACAACCTCTCTAAAGCCAAAACGTTCTTCATAAACTTCTAAAGAAACACCTCCTTCTTCTGCTTCTTTTGTGTATGCTTTTTCTATTAAAATAGTATCCATTTTTTCTTTCAAGGCTACCAAATCCGTATTTTCCTTTATTTTACAAAAAACTTCATTGTTATGATTTCCCCAATTTACTTCATAAGGTTCTTCAAAAGGAACAATCATATCTGGCTCTACATGTGAATTACCTTGTACTTTAAAAATTGTAGTTATTGTATAATCAATCTTTCCAATTTTAACAATTTTTCCAATTGCACTACCTTCTTTAAAAAGACGTTTTGCAAAAGCTTCTGAAAGTGCTAAATGTCTTCTGCTTTCTTCAAATTTTTGTGTGCTTCCTTTCAATATATCAAAAGGAAAAAAACTAAAGAACTGAGGTTCTGTATATACAACCTTTTTTGTGAATTCATTTAAATTTTCGTGAATAACAACTCTACTTCTATAATCATTATCAATCATTAATGTTTCTTCTACTTCAGGAATATCACTTTTATACAAGTGATATTGTCCTGCAGTTGCAACATGCCAAGTTCCGTTTGCTCTATGCTTTACATTTACTCTGTAAATGTTGTTTTTATTTGGGTTCCATTGATTGTAACTATTTTCTTCATTTAAGTATAACAAAATAATTAATAACCCTGCTAAACCTAATGTTAGTCCAGATACATTTATTAAAATGTTTAACCAGTTTTTTTGTTGATTTCTAAAGAATATTTTAAACCACGTTTGTAACATAATTTTAGTTTTTAGCAGTTAATTTTTCTATTTTTTCTAACATCATTTTAGCATTTTCATTCTTTGGATCTAATACTAATGACTTCTTGTAATTTTCTTTAGATAGCTTGTACATTTCAGAAACAAAATACGCTTCTCCTAAACTATCAAATACATTTCCAGATATTGGATATTCTTGGGTATTTAATTTAAAAACTGTAATTGCTTTTTCTAAACTATTGCTTCTTAAAAAAACATATCCAATACGATTTAAAGCACTTTCTAAATTTGTATTTGGATTTGCTGTTTTAATCTTTTTAAACTCAAGTATTGCCTTTTCTGTAGTTTCTTTTAAAAATGTATTAGATAGTTTTTCATTAATCAAAGAACCTTTATCCAATAAATTCTCATCTACCATTCCTGCTATATGATCAATTATAATATTATGAGTTGGATAATATTTAAATCCGTTAGATAAGAATATAATTGTCATATCATTTTTAATAAATTTTCTAAAACCAGTTTTAAGTCCACCTGTAAATCCATAAGAATCAGTATTATTTAAATTATAAAGTCCCCAACCATGTAAAAACTCATCTTCAGGATTATTATATTTAAAAGGCTGCCACATTTTTTCTTTTGTAGTAGGGGTTATGATAGAGTTCTTGTCAAAATTTTGATTCCATAAAATAAAATCATCTAAACTAATATTTAATCCGCCAGCTGCATCTCCCCTTTTTCCTTTAAACAAAACTTCATCAGCCTCTTGTTGATTCGTTTCATTATTATACATATACTCCAGTACACGATTTTTCACACGATTTTTAAAATCCATTGAAAAGAAAACAGGATTTTTTGCATTTTCAAATTGAGTGTTTAACACATAAGAATCAAAAGGAACACTGGTAACTTTATGTATTATTTTTGCTAAAAACCAATAATTCGTTTGAGTATATTTCCATTCATTTCCTTGAGTAAATAGTAATTCTTTTTGTTTTATCAATGAAAACATTTCGTTATCAGTAAGTTCTTTATTATTAGAAAAGAAATCAGGTAAACCAGAAGAATGAGTTAATAAGTTTGCTATAGTAACACTTTGCCATGTTAAAGGTAAATCGTCTATATACTGTCCTATAGTATCTTCTAAAGTCAATTTCCCTTCTTCTATTAATTTAAAAATGGTTGTTGCTGCAATTAACTTAGTAACAGAAAACACAGGGAAAATTGTTGATGCATCAACTTTTTTATTAGTTTCTATATTTTCAACTCCAAAGTATCCTTTGTAAATTGTTTTATTATTTTTTATAACTGCTAGTGCAAAACCAGGAATTTCGTGGATTTTTTTTTGATCTTTTAAATAACTCTCTATTGCAGTATTTAAAAAATTTTGCTCAGTATTTTGAGTTGATTCTTGTTCTTTTTTACAAGAAGTAAAAAGAACAATTATTATTAATATAAGTATGTTTATTTTTTTCATTTTAAATTTATTTTCAAAAGGTTAACCTACTGCACTAAAACATCTACTTTATGCTCATTTACTTTTTGAGAAATAATCTCACCATCTTTCAAAGTGATTATTCTTGTTGAAAATTGTGCATCATAAGAAGAATGTGTTACCATAACTATAGTAGCTCCTGAAGCATGTAATTCAGTTAATAATTCCATTACATCATTTCCGCTTTTACTATCTAAATTGCCCGTTGGTTCATCAGCTAAAATTAATTTGGGGTTTGTTACTAAAGCTCTAGCAACTGCTACTCTTTGTTGTTGCCCTCCTGATAGTTGTAATGGAAAGTGTTTTGCCCTATGGGCAATACCAATTTTTTCTAAAATTTCATTGACACGTTTTTTTCTTTCTGATGCTTTTACTTTATTATAAATCAATGGCAATTCTACATTTTCATATACTGTTAATTCATCTATTAAATTAAAGTTTTGAAAAACAAAACCAATATTAGCTTTTCGTAACCCAGCTCTTTCTCTTTCATTAAAATTAGCTACCTCAGTAGTATCAAATACATAGCTCCCATCATCAGGTGCATCTAATAGTCCAATTATATTTAATAAAGTAGATTTTCCACAACCTGAAGCTCCCATTATAGAAACAAATTCTCCTTCTTTAACCTCTAAACTTAATTTATTTAAAGCAGTTGTTTCTACTTCTTCAGTTCTGTATACTTTTACTAAATCTGTTATTTTAATCATAATATATTTTTTAATTTTTTATTGTCTTTTTAACTAACTATCAATACCTAATAATAAGTACTACTGAATATTAACCTCTTCTACATCTTTAAAAGCATCATAACTAGATGTAATTATTCTATCTCCTTCTTTTAAACCTCCTAAAACTTCATAATAAAAAGGATTTTCTCTTCCTATTGTAATTTTTCTTTTTACAGCTTTATTATCTGAACTCAAAACAAAAGCCCATTTACCGTTTGTGTTTTGATAAAATTGACCTTTAGATATTAATAAAGCTTTACTATTATTTGAAAGGAATAATTTACTTTTTAAAGACATTCCTCTTTTTAAATCATTGGTTAACGAGTCTTTTTCAAATTTTAATTCAACAGTAAATCTTCCATTAACTACTTCAGAATAAATTTTTGCTAATTTAATAGCATACGTTACTTTATTAACACTAACATTTCCTTTAACTCCTTCATTAAGTTTTGATATATAATATTCATCTACTTTAGCTACTAATTTATAACCATTTAGTACATCTACCTTTCCAACAAACTGTCCTTGTGTATAACTCTCTCCTAAAATAGGGTTAAATGAAGATAAGAAGCCATCAACTGGAGCTTTAACAATAAAATTTTCTTTATTTTTTCTAAGTAAATTTAAACTTTTTTGCATGTTAGCAATTGAAGAATTGATTCTTGCCAATTGAATGCCTCTATTTTTTTTCTCTTCTCCTACACTCTTCTTTATTACTCCACTTCGTTCTTTTTGAAAAGTATATTCTTGAACCGACTTTTGGTATTCATTTTTTGCTACTACTCCTTTTTTATATAATGTGGTATCTAAACTATATTGTCGTTTCGCATTTTTAAAATCATTATTAATTCTCAATAATTGCTGATCTAAATTTAATTGCTGATTGGTTATATTAACTCTAATGTTTCTCAAATTATTAATTTGTTCAACGATTGCTGTCTCTTGGGTCAAATAGTTTAATTCAGCATTTGGATTATACACTTTTAAAAGAGGTGTTCCTTTTTTAATCATTTGTCCGCTTTCAACAAAAATTTCAGAAACTGAACCTCCTTGAATTACATTAATTAAAACAGACGTTTTAGGTTCAATTGTACTATTAAATAAAAGTACATCTTCAAAATCTCCTTTAGTAACTTTTCTTATACTTAATGAATCTCTTTTTAAGTTGACTTGATTTTTACGGGTTACATTCATAAATGTAATTCCTGCTAATAATACTAATGGTAATCCCCAAAGTAACATTTTTTTTGTTTTTTTATTTTTCGTTTGTATTTGCTTATCCATAATTTAAGTCGTTTGATATAGATTATGCCAGAAATATGCCAGTAGAAAACAACTTGATAATAAATTGTAAATCAATAACTT belongs to Tenacibaculum sp. MAR_2010_89 and includes:
- a CDS encoding ABC transporter ATP-binding protein, translated to MIKITDLVKVYRTEEVETTALNKLSLEVKEGEFVSIMGASGCGKSTLLNIIGLLDAPDDGSYVFDTTEVANFNERERAGLRKANIGFVFQNFNLIDELTVYENVELPLIYNKVKASERKKRVNEILEKIGIAHRAKHFPLQLSGGQQQRVAVARALVTNPKLILADEPTGNLDSKSGNDVMELLTELHASGATIVMVTHSSYDAQFSTRIITLKDGEIISQKVNEHKVDVLVQ
- a CDS encoding serine hydrolase domain-containing protein produces the protein MKKINILILIIIVLFTSCKKEQESTQNTEQNFLNTAIESYLKDQKKIHEIPGFALAVIKNNKTIYKGYFGVENIETNKKVDASTIFPVFSVTKLIAATTIFKLIEEGKLTLEDTIGQYIDDLPLTWQSVTIANLLTHSSGLPDFFSNNKELTDNEMFSLIKQKELLFTQGNEWKYTQTNYWFLAKIIHKVTSVPFDSYVLNTQFENAKNPVFFSMDFKNRVKNRVLEYMYNNETNQQEADEVLFKGKRGDAAGGLNISLDDFILWNQNFDKNSIITPTTKEKMWQPFKYNNPEDEFLHGWGLYNLNNTDSYGFTGGLKTGFRKFIKNDMTIIFLSNGFKYYPTHNIIIDHIAGMVDENLLDKGSLINEKLSNTFLKETTEKAILEFKKIKTANPNTNLESALNRIGYVFLRSNSLEKAITVFKLNTQEYPISGNVFDSLGEAYFVSEMYKLSKENYKKSLVLDPKNENAKMMLEKIEKLTAKN
- a CDS encoding efflux RND transporter periplasmic adaptor subunit, which codes for MDKQIQTKNKKTKKMLLWGLPLVLLAGITFMNVTRKNQVNLKRDSLSIRKVTKGDFEDVLLFNSTIEPKTSVLINVIQGGSVSEIFVESGQMIKKGTPLLKVYNPNAELNYLTQETAIVEQINNLRNIRVNITNQQLNLDQQLLRINNDFKNAKRQYSLDTTLYKKGVVAKNEYQKSVQEYTFQKERSGVIKKSVGEEKKNRGIQLARINSSIANMQKSLNLLRKNKENFIVKAPVDGFLSSFNPILGESYTQGQFVGKVDVLNGYKLVAKVDEYYISKLNEGVKGNVSVNKVTYAIKLAKIYSEVVNGRFTVELKFEKDSLTNDLKRGMSLKSKLFLSNNSKALLISKGQFYQNTNGKWAFVLSSDNKAVKRKITIGRENPFYYEVLGGLKEGDRIITSSYDAFKDVEEVNIQ